The DNA window CAAGGAGCGGTTTCCGTCCTGGCTCCAGTCAGCCGAGCAGGAGCTTCGGTGGAGGAGGCAACCACTACTCCAGCAACAGGACCCACGGAGGACAGAACCAGGGAGGAGGCAACTACCACCGCCAGCAGCCGGCACAGAGGACCAACAGTGGCTCGACGCCGTTTGTTTGCTTCACCTGCAACAAACCGGGCCACAAGTCCTATGAGTGCCCCGAGAAGAAGACCTCGACCCCAGCTCGCGCGCCTGGCTCCACCGGCAGGCCCGCTCAAGCTCCGCGCTCCGCAGACCGTGGCCGCCTCACCCACCTGACTGAGGAGGAAGCCCGGGATGCCCCCGACATCGTGACAGGTGAGTATCTTATCGACGGCTCTAAAGCCTTGGtgttatttgactctggagccacttgctcctacatctcttctaagtgtgttgcacaaaaatccctaccgatgaccccgagaagccatcctatcatcactagctcccCGCTGGGGGATCATAGGTGCACATTAGCATGTAAAGGAGTGAAGATCATGATTCAGGGACTGCCATTCACAGCTGACCTGACAGTACTGCCGTCAGAAGGGATAGATGTTATTTTGGGAATGGATTGGTTGACAGCACATAAGGGTGTCATCTCTTGCTCACCCAGATTGGTGACCCTGGAACACCCTAGTGGGAAGAAGGTCGAAGTGGAACCGTTGAAGTCCCGAGATGTACCTCAGGTGTACAATTTGAACAGCTTGGAGAAGCGGACACTCGAAGATGTACCGGTAATTTGCGAGTATCCTGATGTGTTTCCCGAGGAGCTGCCAGGCctaccaccggacagggatgtcGAGTTCGTGATTGACCTCGTGCCAGGGACGGCACCGATCGCGAAGCGACCCTACCGCATGTCCGCGGAAGAACTCACCGAGTTGAAGAATCAGTCGAAGGATCTGCTGGATAAACAATACATCAGGCCCAGTGCATCGCCATGGGGATCACCCGTGTTGTTCGTAAGGAAGAAGGACGGAACCATGAGGCTATGCATCGACTACCGATCGCTGAACGCCGtgaccattaagaacaagtacccgttGCCCAGAATCAATGATCTGCTTGACCAGTTGAGAAAGgccaaattcttcagcaagatcGATCTGAGATCCGGATACCATCAGATGAAGATTCGGGAAAGCGATATCCCGAAGACAGCGTTCGTGACCAGGTATGGCCAGTACGAGTTCACCGTAGTATCTTTCGGACTGACCAACGCACCCGCCTACTTTATGAAcatgatgaacaaggtgttcatggaggAACTGGATAAGTTCATcgtagtcttcatcgacgacatcTTAGTCTACTCCGAGACAGCCGAAGAACACGCTGAGCACCTGAGGGTAGTACTCGAGAGGTTAAGACAGAACCAGCTGTATGCTAAGTTCagcaaatgcgagttttggctagagaaGGTTGCTTTCCTAGGCCACGTGTTAACTGCAGACGGGGTTGCCGTAGATCCCGAGAAGATCGAAGCAGTGTCCGAGTGGCAACAGCCGAAGAGCGTTAccgacatccgaagcttcctggGTTTGGCAGGTTACTACCGGCGATTCATCGagaacttttccaagattgccaagcccatgaccgagctactcaagaGCAACGTGCCGTTCGTATggtcacccaagtgcgaagcCAGCTTTCAAGAGCTCAAGTCCCGACTTACAACCACTCCAGTTCTCACTCTTCCGGACATCCGGAAGGACTTCGTagtctattgtgacgcttctcgtcaaggcttgggttgtgtgctgatgcaagatggcaaaGTTGTGGCGTATGCCTCCCGGCAGTTGCGGAAACACGaagagaactaccctacccacgaccttgaactcgcagctgttgtgcacgccttgaagatttggaggcactaccttattggcaacaagtgcgatatctataccgaccacaagagcctaaaGTATTTCTTTACTCAGGCAGAGCTGAATATGAgacagaggagatggttagagctgatcaaggactacgacctgaacattcagtatcaccccggcaaGGCTAACGTCGTAGCGGACGCCTTGAGCAGGAAGCTCTATTGCAGCAATCTGCTAGTTCGAGAGGAACAGCCTGCTCTGTGCGATGAACTCGAGAGACTGAAGTTAGAAATAGTAGAACAAGGGCACCTGAACACAATGACAGTCAAGTATGATCTGGAAGATCGAATCAGGCAAGCACAGCGACGATGCCCggaacttcagaagctcaagcgaGCAATGCGAGACGGGAAAGCGACCGACTACCGGGTCGACGACCAAGGAACCATATGGCTGAAAGATCGCATATGCGTACCCCAGGATCAAGGGATCCGTGCCGAGATTCTGGATGAAGCGCATAACTCCAAGTACGCCATACACCCAGGatgtacgaagatgtaccaagacctgaagGACCGTTTCTGGTGGAACGACATGAGAACGGACATAGCCGAGTTCGTGGCTAAGTGTGACATTTGTAGaagagtcaaggcagaacaccagcgccctgCCGGTTTGCTGAAACCACTTGACATTCCCGTATGGAAGTGGGACGATATCTGCATGGACTTCATAACAGGGTTACCCCGGACTCTGAAGggcaatgactccatttgggtaatcgttgatcgcctAACCAAAGTGGCACATTTTATCCCCGTCAAGACCACGTACCCCGTGAGCCGACTATCCGAACTGTACATAGAGAACATTCTGAAACTCCACGGGGCACCACGAAGCATAGTATCAGATCGAGGCCCTCAATTCACCGCAAAATTCTGGCAGAGTTTGCACAAATCCCTAGGGACTCAGCTAGATTACAGCACCGCCTTTCACCCCCAAACCGACGGGCAGACCGAGAGAGTGAACCAGATACTCGAGGACTTGCTTAGAGCATGTGTGCTAGCCTACGGAGTGATTGGGAGAAGAGTTTGCCCTATGCTGAGttcacgtacaacaacagccatcaggccagtttgcGAATGTCACCTTTCGAGGCACTTTATGGCAGAAAATGCAGAACACctctgatgtggtcagaaaccgGAGAGAGATCGTATTTTGGTCCAGACTCTATATTAGAGGCTGAGGAgaatgtcgccaagatcagggagAACCTGAAATAGCGCAgagcagacagaagagctacgccgaCAAGAGGAGGAGAGACCTCTCGTTCGAGGTCGGAGACCACGTAtacctgaaggtgtcaccacTCCGAGGTACCAAGAGGTTTCATGTCAACGGGAAGCTAGCCCCGAGGTTCGTTGGACCGTATCCAATCATTCAAAGGATCGGAGGTTTGGCGTACAAACTAAAGCTACCAGAAGAGCTTGCTGGAGTGCATCCAGTTTTCCACGTATCCCAGTTACGCAAATGCTTGCGGGTACCGGATGAGACAACACCCCCAGAGGCAGTGGACTTGCAGGAAACGCTTGAGTATGTTGAGTACCCCGTGAAGATTCTAGCCCGGGCAGATAAAGAGACTAGGAGGACCTCCATTCCCTATTGCAAGGTTCTCTGGAATAATCACACTGAACGGGAAGCCACTTGGGAGAAGGAGTCCGATCTGAAAGAGAAATACCCACACCTTTTCGAGGACCAGGTAAACCtttaatctcggggacgagattcttgtgaggggggGAGTCTGTAATATTCCATGTTAGAAATTATAGAGATTGTTTAACAAAATTTGGGGATTTCAAAATTTTTGTGAATGGACTAGATTTGAATAGCTATTGCATCTTACTTGAATTGGATTTTCGAATTTGTTTGATTTCTTTGTGTGAGATTTGAATTTGGAATgggcattcaaattcaaatctaaacttCTAAACCCTAAATACCCCCATGGGCCACCAGCCCACGCAACCCGAGCCCATCTgccttctctcttctttccccGCGCGCGAACCAGCCCACGTGAGCCGGCCCAACCCATACCGCGAAGCATTTCGCTCTCTCCCTCTTCCTtcgcccggggcagctgacgggcgggacccacccgtcagctttccccttcctctcgcccGCGCCCTCTCCTGGCTCGCGTCGCTCCGCCCCGTGTCGCGACGCGGGAGCCGCAACCGCCCGctcccttttctcctttctcccccggccgcggccccgctccccTTGCGTCACCTGGCAGCCGCGCTCCCctgtccccgctccgcgacagccgccgcaaccgcccgcgcgcgctcccctttttcccccgcgcctcggccgcccgcgcagccgagccctaaccctagccgcgccatggagccgccacgcgtcccggcACGGACGCCCAAAAGCCCAGCCGCCGCCGGTCCCAAGCCCTAGGACCGCCCCATAAGAAGCCCTCGGCCACCACCCCGGAACCCTAAACACCTGCGCCATTTTCCCCAATCCGCCGTCGCACCCGAGGAGAAGtgaagggagaggaggagaaggaggagaggagcccggaggacgccgccgcccggagctgcgcgaggaggaggacaccgccgccgcaccggaGCTTCACCGAGCCGGCGCCCCGATCGTCCACGTCGACGTTGCTGCTCACCCTGCACGGCATCAACCCACCTGCCTCGCCTCTCCGCAGCCCCAAGTCCCCTCTTCCTCAGCCCGCCGGTGagcaccacggccgccgccctttTTCCCTTCCCCGCTGCTGCCGGCCGAGCCGATGAGCCCTCTGTAGGAGCCTTAGGGACCCCCGctcccctccggccgccgtgccactTTTCTTGCAGGAGCCCGTCGCGCCGCTGCTCACTCCCGCGAACGCCGTcgccctctgccgccgccgtcgtgccgcgggcccggggtgccggtgccccgcgcacggcacggccacgccgcggccctggccAGCCAGGCACCGCGCGCGTGTGTGCGCACCCCCAGCTCGAGCCCGAGCCGTGCTGCTGCCGTGCCTTGGCCCAGCCTCGCCACACCCACGCCACGGCCACGCCGTGCGCGATCACCCCCGCGACGCGACcggacgtcgcgttcgcgtcgcggccaggTCACTGGGGCATTTCCCCGAGCACCCTCCGGGAGCTCGCACCGCACGCGCCCTCGGGcgccacacacacgcacacgcacCTGCACCGCTGCACCGGATCCGGGccgccacaccggatcccgcGGACGCTGACGCCTGGGCCCGCCCTGTCAGTGAGAAGAAAGAAgacggcgccgccggcccgcgaggaggaggaggtgaagCGCCAGCCCAGCCAGAAGAGAAGAGGAGGAAGGAAAGAGAAGGCCCAGCCCACGGAGGAAGGAACGGCCTGCGTTGaatccgagccgagccgagcctagCCAGCCGCACGCGTAGCCAGCCCGTtcgcccgagccggcctgctgagccgcaggccgagctgcccCTGTGTGCCTGAGCCGAGCCGatgggcctcgagccggcccatcACCTCTTTTGGCCCAAAACCGAGCCAGACCAAAacccctttcctttttcttttccggtctgacccgaggggcccacctgtcagcctcgtgctgaggctgaccggtggggcccgcTGACCACAGCCCCCTTGACCATTGACCGTTAgtacgttgaccggtcaacgctgacgtcagcagggcccactgctgacgtcatcacccgggaccccctctgctgacgtcatgatggcgtcagcatgccacgtggcacaccctggtgctgccacgtgtccctgttttcaggctttcttttctgaaaatcctttattaatttcagaaatagatttttccttagaaaattcataataaattatccggacctccgaaaattatgaaaccagtttcataattcttctaaaatcatgagccacctgttagagtaggtttttgatgatttggatttatttgcaaccttttgtgcacttttgcactttggaccctactcttactcgtatttacgaataggacccgtccgcgaggagctgaccgacgaccaggactacccggagactcaggaggacttcgaggagacgccaggttcacgcccatctacgaattgaactcctattaggcatttgcttgtagatatgctattgctgtatgtgtatatatatatatatcgagataaacctgcatggcctctttacgaACCCAACTCCTTGTCAACCATCTTATTCGTTCATTATATGAAACGCCTTGTAAACCCTTGAATGTGTTTGTGTGGGATATGggtggatagtcttggcgtgtgtgaagagGTTCccatcaggagttggtgattagggcttagccgggagtgggcgacctaactcgatcgtggatcgagggcttggggtgtgtatcttggcacaccctacggagtacctgtggcgggtacagttttgttTTCGTgtgaggtgtttggggcacccgttaagggtgcagttgcggaccaccgtggtggatacgcgtgtgacgaagatgcccgctccggcagataaggaccgggtgagagtaaccatgacttgtgggactttgtaagcgtgcacaccacttacccattatgagggtgggcccggtccggacttagcaagcgcggtaccaagccggtaggaggatcgagtatcggtgcaggggaaggaggtgatgacctcacgttccccgagacgcagggaggcttcacagtcccggggcgacctctcgcgggaggatgcgcccaagacccgggaaagccggatggtgccgtggctcctatttccgtttcgtagaccggtgtttcgtatactagtcggctgatctccggctagtgtcgattcgagtgggaccaggtgtacaacccctgcagggtgaaaactatacgtatagccgcgtcctcggttatggacatccctactcctctgttgctcttattagttagtgttactcatgatttctacctccctctagaatattgtcctgccagggggcagttgagatgcgaggagagggagtcctcgcatcgacttggtggtgttggaaggtgtgtgtgatcgggagtccggaatgccggaaggcccgagtcaggaatgaaaggagatgtgtattcttatataaattatattgcatgcatagggaaacccccagctttacccttgaactctgttatatccgtagtatagaccacataaagcttgcatacggatggtgacgtgaacctatcccaatccttggggatagcctggtacgatgcaggatccgacccggaattcgaccccaacgacgacggatggtacgactgaggcccgagctacgctcaagtcgcctgtggaggtggaacccgaagatggaggacggccgaagacctagctaccgctatgcgctttctgcttgttcgatttagccgaaaggcttgtaataaattccgtactacagatcctctggatttatgtaataattaaacccgtgaatGACCTCTtatgagtatgactgtgatattatgcctgaaatgagttctgtatgtgatagcgcttgatccagggactatcacgacgatacagggagtcggattcctcgattcaggaatccggttcatttcatGCGCCGTCCtgcctctttgccgagagccactggaggcagcactcggcaaatattttttttataacCTCACTATTTTCTCTTTGCTTGAGTAGAAGGAGAAGTAATGAAGAACGGATGGAGACAAACACAGAATTATGCAGTAACAATCAGGCctgagagtgcctggcggacagtccgccaggcctggcggacagtccgccaggcctggcggactgtccgccaggcactctcagGCCTGATTGTTACCGCGAAAAACTAGTGACGTCAAGAATTAATCCACTGGGGCTCAATCTTTGTAGGCACATTCACTGTAGCCAAGTATATCACAAAGTACACATGAACAATCAAAGTACATTCAGTCTAGCTAAGTCTCAAATGCAAATAACTCCATCATCTATGCCGAAGGTGGCTAGTTGTTCTGGTTGGTCTGATTTGGAGAAATATACGGATCATTGGAGGCCGCCGACTGATTCTGCAACATATAGATGAAATGTATGAGTGAAACGACAAAATAAACGACATATTGAACATTGCATACTCACTGAAGTAGAAAACGGATCGGTGGGTGGTCTAGGTGGGGTGACGAAGGGAGGTGGCGGAGGTAGACCCGTCGCGGCGCCAAGACTCTGAATGTACGCGAACATGCTCGCCATCCTCTGTCGGTCAGCCTCCCGCTCGGCCTCCATCTCCGCCCTCATCCTAGCCTCCAACTCCATAcgttctctcctctcttcttgcAGCTGAGCCTGCAAAATTTTTACCCCAATATTACAATAATACAAAAGCGAAGTTATGTAATATAATAGAAAAAAAACGTATGAACAAGCAACAACCTGGAGTGCCTGGACTTGGCTCGTCGAACTGTCCGGACGAGGTCGGATGCCTGCGCTCGAGCTCGTTTGCCGTGCTTTTATCTGAGATAGAGTCGGAGTAGAAGAGGAGTCGATCGCGCCGTCGCAAATCCAGTACCGTCcatgcttctttcctcctccGACCTTCATGACAATTTCAGCGTCAAGATCCTCCTGGGTCGGATCGTACTCTGGCCCGTGGACCTCCCTCgccatcgatgtgtactcaTTGAGGCGAGTATAGATGCTCGGGTTGCTGTAcgcctcgggcccgtcctccACGTTGTAGCTGACGCTGGATGTCGCTTTACCCTTGTGGGATAGAGCATACGCCATGAATTTGTTGCACTGCTGCCCTCCATGTGCCGCCGACTGCGAGAAACAAGATGATGAGAAATCATGCATAGTTCAATAACCACAAAACAAGTAAAGTCGCGTACCCATGCTTGGGCGTACTCGGTCAGGTTATGGTTGCCTTGGTGGTGTGGCACACCGGCCATAGTCAGACGGTGCTCACGACGCTCCTGGTGCACAGCGTTCCAGTCGTCGGATAACCACTTAGCAACTATCTGCTGCCAGCACTCAGGAAAGTGGGCACACCAATGAGGAACCATCTACATGACATCAAGTAGAAGACATATTAGTAGAGGACATTAAGCCAACTTAATGTTCAAATAAATCAAATTTTGGtatttacctgcaagtactgctcctcagtcaacGTCATAGTTCTTGCTTGCGCCTTGGTGACCTTCTGTCCAAGGACGACGGCGTGGTAGTTGATGATTGACTGGAGGCGCTGCTCGTAGAACATGTCGGTAACGAGCTTTTTGCAGCGATACTCGGCAACCACATCCGCCTGCGCGTCCATCCCGGCCTGTAGTCTGTAGAAATCCTGCAATAAACACGATATCATTATTTCAATCATattatcaaggatgtgcaacgaATGCGATATATTGATCACTTACCCAAAGCTCGCCCTTCACTCGCTCAGCCAAGTTGGGCCACTGTCTGCCGGCAACATCCCGCATGTCGGGGACGGCCCGGTAGTGCTCCCACGTATAGGCCGGACACGGCTCTCCGGCCAACGTGACCAGGCCAGGGAAGTGATTCCTAACCAGAAGACCCAAGATGCCATTCACATGGCGTCTGTGAGCACCAACGGGCCTCTCCACAACTATCCAGTTCCTGCACAGGTGATTGATAAAAATTTTTAATTTCTACCACAAAATTGAAATTATAACGTAAACATGTACTGAAAACATGTAAATTTACTTACTTATCCCCTTGGGGAGCTATGATCGGGCGttttgcttcaggaatcggtcGCTGGGGGAGACTCGCCGGACCTCGCTGGTAGACGGTTGACGAAGCAGAGGCCTCCGTGCCCTCCTCGTCCGCCTGCTCGTCGTCCCTAGCCCCTCCTGGTGGACCACCTGGTCCGCCTGCTCGTCCTCCCCTCCGggagcgcctgctcctcctcctccggcggcacctcctcctccgggaggcacctcctcctccgggagcgcatgctcctcctccggcggcgccTGTGTCATCGCCCTCCTGccactccccctcctcctcctgtaaGACGGTCCCTCAGCCGCCCCGGACGTCGGCTCACTGCTCCCCCCGAAAACCTCTTGTGAAGGGCCGCTACACTCTTCTTCATCCCGCGGCCCACCATATCTGGTGAATCCCCTgcaattaaaagaaaattaattagtacagataaatatataacacatacttagataaatacataaagaaaatagaacataattacataataattatgtggatgaagagagatagaggagcttcatccaAGAG is part of the Panicum hallii strain FIL2 chromosome 2, PHallii_v3.1, whole genome shotgun sequence genome and encodes:
- the LOC112880861 gene encoding uncharacterized protein LOC112880861; this translates as MLPQHVPRQQGVEEAGDLPRVPHPAPLERHAVETKLVRRGSMRRSTLSQHSSHRHHRQHSQRSWTGRRSFFSAWPTHISWEEFARAFREQHVPRQVMIQKAQEFRTMTQGTMRVEEYERHFTKMMRYAADDTNTEEKKQFWFLRGLHHGIRQIVTGCEYPSLRSLVNRAIAVERERLGWEDRQRNKKRQTDHQVRDRPFQKTRNAPPLPPRSGFRPGSSQPSRSFGGGGNHYSSNRTHGGQNQGGGNYHRQQPAQRTNSGSTPFVCFTCNKPGHKSYECPEKKTSTPARAPGSTGRPAQAPRSADRGRLTHLTEEEARDAPDIVTADLTVLPSEGIDVILGMDWLTAHKGVISCSPRLVTLEHPSGKKVEVEPLKSRDVPQVYNLNSLEKRTLEDVPVICEYPDVFPEELPGLPPDRDVEFVIDLVPGTAPIAKRPYRMSAEELTELKNQSKDLLDKQYIRPSASPWGSPVLFVRKKDGTMRLCIDYRSLNAVTIKNKYPLPRINDLLDQLRKAKFFSKIDLRSGYHQMKIRESDIPKTAFVTRYGQYEFTVVSFGLTNAPAYFMNMMNKVFMEELDKFIVVFIDDILVYSETAEEHAEHLRVVLERLRQNQLYAKFSKCEFWLEKVAFLGHVLTADGVAVDPEKIEAVSEWQQPKSVTDIRSFLGLAGYYRRFIENFSKIAKPMTELLKSNVPFVWSPKCEASFQELKSRLTTTPVLTLPDIRKDFPRHTHATATPCAITPATRPDVAFASRPGHWGISPSTLRELAPHAPSGATHTHTHLHRCTGSGPPHRIPRTLTPGPALSVRRKKTAPPAREEEEVKRQPSQKRRGGRKEKAQPTEEGTACVESEPSRA
- the LOC112880862 gene encoding uncharacterized protein LOC112880862 — protein: MRDVAGRQWPNLAERVKGELWDFYRLQAGMDAQADVVAEYRCKKLVTDMFYEQRLQSIINYHAVVLGQKVTKAQARTMTLTEEQYLQMVPHWCAHFPECWQQIVAKWLSDDWNAVHQERREHRLTMAGVPHHQVGGTWRAAVQQIHGVCSIPQG